In one window of Romboutsia hominis DNA:
- the cdaA gene encoding diadenylate cyclase CdaA, which produces MLDINSFFSGFLDIINKVTVNDIIDISIVAYIFYKIFMFIKDTRAEQVLKGIIFLLVATQLSETFKLHTLHWLLVNALEIGFLAAIIIFQPELRAGLEHIGRTRFKFFLKGSPNTSEETFNKMIEEIVEALYSLSRQKIGALIIMERETKIGDIINTGTIIDAEVSRQLLINIFIPNTPLHDGAVVIRDSKVKAAACFLPLTESKDLSKDLGTRHRAAVGVSEVSDCISLIVSEETGDVSIAKAGKIYRNIPKERMESILKKNLKPKVDEKSFLKGGIFK; this is translated from the coding sequence GTGTTGGATATAAATTCTTTTTTCAGTGGTTTTTTGGATATTATCAATAAAGTAACTGTAAATGATATTATAGATATATCCATAGTAGCATATATATTTTATAAAATATTTATGTTTATAAAGGATACAAGAGCAGAGCAAGTTTTAAAAGGAATAATATTTTTATTAGTAGCGACTCAGTTGAGCGAGACTTTTAAATTGCATACACTTCACTGGCTATTAGTAAATGCTCTTGAGATTGGTTTTTTAGCTGCGATAATAATATTCCAGCCAGAACTTAGAGCAGGACTTGAACATATAGGTAGGACGAGATTTAAATTCTTTCTAAAAGGAAGTCCTAATACATCTGAAGAAACATTTAATAAAATGATAGAAGAGATTGTCGAGGCTTTATATTCACTATCAAGACAAAAAATAGGAGCTCTTATTATAATGGAAAGAGAAACTAAGATAGGTGATATAATAAATACGGGAACTATAATAGATGCAGAGGTATCAAGACAATTACTAATTAATATATTTATTCCAAATACACCATTACATGATGGAGCAGTTGTCATTAGAGATTCAAAGGTAAAAGCTGCTGCATGTTTCCTTCCTTTAACAGAGAGTAAAGACTTAAGTAAGGATCTAGGAACACGACATAGAGCAGCAGTCGGAGTAAGTGAAGTTTCTGACTGTATATCCCTTATAGTATCAGAAGAAACAGGGGATGTATCAATTGCAAAAGCGGGAAAAATATATAGAAATATACCAAAAGAAAGAATGGAAAGTATACTTAAGAAAAATTTAAAGCCTAAAGTTGATGAAAAAAGCTTTTTAAAAGGTGGGATATTTAAATGA